Proteins from a genomic interval of Desulfofustis limnaeus:
- a CDS encoding aspartate carbamoyltransferase catalytic subunit encodes MTELQAHVFKHRHIFGLEQMSREDIEFIIATARSFKEISNRSIKKVPTLRGKTVVNLFLEPSTRTRLSFEIAAKRMSADTFNIASSTSSTTKGETIIDTARNIEAMNPDVIVLRHSSSGAPYLLARHVACPVINAGDGTHEHPSQGLLDIMTILEHKGSLQGLKIAIVGDISHSRVAGSDIIGFTRLGAEVWLAGPATFIPYGVESTGARIAATVEDAVTGADVVMALRIQKERQQDPLIPSLREYAIRYGINRRRLERAKDDVLVMHPGPINRGVEMSPDVADGTWSVILDQVTNGVAVRMALLYLVIGSGKDNQEPGEG; translated from the coding sequence ATGACCGAGTTACAGGCGCATGTGTTCAAACACAGGCACATTTTTGGGCTCGAACAGATGTCCCGTGAGGATATCGAGTTTATCATCGCTACGGCCCGCTCTTTCAAAGAAATATCCAATCGCTCGATCAAAAAAGTCCCGACGTTGCGCGGCAAGACCGTCGTCAACCTGTTCCTCGAACCATCTACCAGAACTCGCCTGTCTTTTGAAATAGCGGCCAAACGGATGAGTGCCGACACCTTCAATATTGCATCGAGTACCAGTTCAACGACCAAAGGCGAGACCATCATTGATACGGCGCGCAACATTGAAGCGATGAATCCCGACGTCATCGTGCTGCGCCATTCCAGCTCCGGGGCCCCCTACCTGCTGGCTCGCCATGTGGCCTGCCCGGTCATCAATGCCGGGGACGGAACACACGAGCATCCGAGCCAGGGACTGCTGGACATCATGACTATCCTGGAACACAAAGGGAGCTTGCAAGGTCTCAAAATCGCCATTGTCGGCGATATCTCCCATTCTCGGGTGGCCGGCTCCGATATCATCGGCTTCACCCGTCTCGGCGCTGAAGTGTGGCTGGCCGGCCCGGCGACGTTCATCCCTTACGGGGTTGAATCCACGGGTGCCCGGATTGCGGCTACGGTGGAAGACGCGGTAACCGGAGCCGACGTGGTAATGGCCCTGCGCATCCAGAAGGAACGTCAGCAGGACCCGCTCATCCCGTCGCTGCGCGAATATGCGATTCGTTACGGTATCAATCGGCGGCGACTGGAACGAGCGAAAGACGATGTGCTGGTCATGCATCCGGGACCGATCAACCGGGGGGTCGAAATGAGCCCCGACGTGGCCGACGGCACCTGGTCGGTGATACTGGATCAGGTGACCAATGGCGTGGCCGTGCGGATGGCGTTGCTCTATCTGGTGATCGGCAGTGGAAAAGACAACCAGGAACCGGGGGAAGGGTGA
- the lepB gene encoding signal peptidase I, whose product MSREQKKKSAVREYTEAIVIAVLLALFIRTFIVQAFKIPSGSMLPTLQIGDHLLVNKFIYGIRLPFAGSVLIPIKEPQHGDIIVFRFPRDRSTDYIKRVVGLPGDTIELRNKVLWRNDQKVDDPHAHFTSAAVLPGEASPKDNLGPIVVPPGKYFVLGDNRDNSSDSRFWGFVDENDVLGKAMIIYWSWDIDEPLLSLDRVASIRWNRLADIIR is encoded by the coding sequence GTGAGCAGAGAACAAAAGAAGAAATCAGCTGTCAGGGAATACACCGAAGCAATCGTGATTGCCGTCTTACTGGCCTTGTTCATCAGGACTTTTATCGTTCAGGCGTTTAAAATTCCCTCTGGCTCCATGTTGCCGACTCTGCAGATTGGCGATCATCTGCTGGTGAACAAGTTTATCTACGGTATTCGCCTGCCGTTCGCCGGTTCGGTGCTAATTCCGATCAAGGAGCCGCAGCACGGTGACATCATTGTTTTCCGCTTTCCCCGCGACCGTTCCACAGATTATATTAAACGAGTGGTCGGTCTCCCCGGAGACACCATCGAACTTCGGAACAAGGTCTTGTGGCGAAACGATCAGAAGGTCGATGATCCTCATGCCCATTTCACCTCGGCAGCGGTGTTGCCGGGCGAGGCCAGTCCGAAGGACAACCTGGGGCCGATCGTTGTCCCCCCCGGTAAGTATTTTGTCCTCGGAGATAACCGGGACAACAGTTCGGATAGCCGTTTCTGGGGGTTTGTCGATGAGAACGATGTGCTGGGCAAAGCGATGATCATCTATTGGTCCTGGGATATTGACGAACCGCTGTTGTCGTTGGACCGGGTTGCTTCGATCAGATGGAACCGGTTGGCTGACATCATCCGTTGA
- the pilM gene encoding type IV pilus assembly protein PilM, which translates to MKLPFFSSDDLVVGVDIGSHAVKVCQLKRTDKAYTVVALGTTVLPEGAVDDGTLNEPEVVASAIADLFKNLKIKKKKVGFSISGYSVIVKKINLAVMSDDQMEQHILSEAEQYIPFDIKDVYLDFQDLKTGTQENERTDVMLVAAKKDIVDDYLKMLETIGLQATIVDIDGFALENTYEYNTPKTGNVALVDIGAAKMNINILSGGVSVVARDIVVGSRQLTEQIMNQLDIEFEEAEGIKLGYVPADDKQEDLEQIFTSVCTQWVLEIKKAIDLYHSNYPDAPLERLVLSGGGAKVAGLTDYLHRETGLPVELFNPFVNMLSNSKKIDPEYLQSVGPEMAIASGIAIRPSVV; encoded by the coding sequence ATGAAACTGCCGTTTTTCTCTTCAGACGATCTCGTGGTCGGCGTCGACATTGGCTCGCATGCCGTCAAGGTATGCCAGCTCAAACGCACCGACAAGGCCTATACCGTGGTTGCCCTCGGAACGACCGTACTGCCGGAGGGGGCGGTCGATGACGGCACGCTCAACGAGCCGGAAGTAGTGGCGAGCGCCATAGCCGATCTGTTCAAGAACTTGAAGATCAAAAAGAAAAAGGTGGGGTTTTCCATCTCCGGGTATTCGGTCATCGTCAAGAAGATCAACTTGGCGGTCATGAGCGACGACCAGATGGAACAGCACATCTTGAGCGAGGCGGAACAATACATCCCCTTTGATATCAAGGACGTCTACCTCGATTTTCAGGACCTCAAGACCGGTACCCAGGAGAACGAGCGAACCGACGTCATGCTCGTTGCCGCCAAAAAAGATATTGTCGACGATTATCTGAAGATGCTCGAAACCATCGGCCTGCAGGCCACCATTGTCGATATCGACGGGTTTGCGCTGGAGAATACCTACGAATACAATACCCCGAAAACGGGAAACGTGGCGCTCGTTGACATCGGCGCCGCAAAAATGAACATCAACATTCTCTCCGGCGGCGTTTCGGTGGTGGCCCGGGATATCGTTGTCGGCAGCCGCCAACTGACCGAACAGATCATGAATCAGCTCGACATCGAGTTCGAAGAGGCCGAAGGGATAAAACTGGGTTATGTTCCAGCGGATGACAAGCAGGAAGACCTGGAACAGATCTTCACCTCGGTATGCACCCAATGGGTACTCGAAATCAAAAAGGCGATCGACCTCTACCACTCCAACTATCCGGACGCCCCTTTGGAACGCCTGGTACTCAGCGGCGGCGGGGCGAAGGTCGCCGGCCTGACCGATTACCTGCACCGGGAAACCGGTTTGCCGGTGGAGTTATTCAATCCCTTTGTCAACATGCTGTCCAACAGCAAGAAGATCGATCCCGAATATCTACAAAGCGTCGGACCGGAGATGGCCATTGCTTCTGGCATCGCCATCAGGCCGTCGGTCGTCTAA
- a CDS encoding PilN domain-containing protein, which produces MLKINLLPIRQLKKRAKARNQIVAALIAFCGIIVLLAFVGMLQAARISNLNDEIQAREKEKKSFDKVVQELADLEKKRLELNEKIRIINQLKTDSYLTVRILDEVANLIDNNRMWLTSLSQSGSNLTLSGYAMDNETIAQFMDELKFNSPFVNSVSLSNSSQASVSGKDLKSFSLVCSVSFPQPTKEVASEMSK; this is translated from the coding sequence ATGCTGAAAATCAACCTCCTTCCCATCCGGCAGCTGAAAAAACGAGCCAAGGCCCGCAACCAGATTGTTGCCGCCTTGATCGCCTTTTGCGGCATCATCGTCCTGTTGGCCTTCGTTGGCATGCTGCAGGCGGCGCGCATCTCAAATCTCAACGACGAAATCCAGGCCCGGGAAAAAGAAAAGAAATCCTTTGACAAGGTGGTTCAGGAGCTTGCCGACCTGGAGAAAAAGCGTCTCGAACTCAATGAGAAAATTCGCATCATCAACCAGCTCAAAACCGATTCTTATCTTACCGTCCGCATACTCGATGAAGTGGCCAACCTGATCGACAACAATCGGATGTGGTTGACATCGTTAAGCCAGAGCGGCAGCAACCTCACGCTCTCCGGATACGCCATGGATAATGAAACCATTGCCCAATTCATGGACGAGTTGAAATTCAACTCACCCTTTGTCAACAGCGTCAGCCTCAGCAACAGCTCTCAGGCTTCCGTGAGCGGTAAGGACTTGAAATCTTTTTCTTTGGTATGCAGCGTCAGTTTTCCGCAGCCTACCAAGGAAGTAGCTTCGGAAATGAGTAAATAG
- a CDS encoding type 4a pilus biogenesis protein PilO — MIIKNDSKFAAFLDKKYIPLDNKVKIGLAVLLMLLPIAAFYFVFYQPNADTIDRLEKQSDKLAQDIKNLQEKERNKPVLLAEVEKIEEEFEQAAQMLPKEQEIPSLLKDISALGQNAGLDFLSFVPRPETPRDYYNEIPVDITIRGPYHSVGYFFDQISRLDRIVSVSNISMGSPKRVTGEMLLDSKCQLMTYRFTNVKISDDKKKKK; from the coding sequence ATGATTATTAAGAACGATTCAAAATTTGCCGCGTTTCTGGATAAAAAATACATTCCGCTTGATAACAAAGTAAAGATCGGGCTCGCTGTATTACTGATGCTTTTGCCAATCGCAGCTTTTTACTTTGTGTTTTATCAGCCCAATGCCGATACCATAGACAGACTTGAAAAACAGAGCGACAAGCTCGCCCAGGATATAAAAAACCTGCAGGAAAAAGAGCGAAACAAACCAGTACTGCTGGCCGAAGTGGAAAAAATCGAGGAAGAATTCGAACAGGCCGCCCAAATGTTGCCGAAGGAACAAGAAATCCCCTCGCTCCTCAAAGACATCTCTGCCCTTGGTCAAAATGCCGGTCTCGATTTTCTTTCCTTTGTCCCTCGGCCGGAAACGCCCCGTGACTATTATAACGAGATTCCTGTCGACATCACCATTCGCGGACCATACCACTCAGTCGGCTACTTTTTCGACCAGATCAGCAGGCTGGATCGAATTGTCAGCGTATCCAATATCAGCATGGGGTCACCCAAAAGGGTAACTGGCGAGATGCTGCTTGACTCAAAATGTCAGCTTATGACCTATCGCTTTACCAATGTGAAGATTTCTGACGATAAGAAAAAGAAGAAATAA
- a CDS encoding pilus assembly protein PilP: MTHRNGIILASSLWILILFTGIGTAAEQAAGSSDSAQPSLTPAAPLQIKASTETFHYQLEGRSDPFLPFITERSTRNEDPNEIIEEDQVLTGMQLFEPSQLTLVALMATGKDKFAMVQDFTGKGYIIKEGTRIGRRGEVSEITPSRVIIKESARTRSGQTLTNTIAMVLKKEGEE, translated from the coding sequence ATGACTCATAGAAACGGTATTATCCTTGCGTCCTCCCTATGGATACTGATCCTGTTCACCGGCATCGGTACAGCCGCAGAACAAGCAGCTGGCTCAAGCGACTCAGCACAACCATCGCTGACGCCTGCTGCACCTTTGCAAATCAAAGCCTCCACTGAAACCTTCCACTATCAGCTTGAAGGTCGTTCCGATCCCTTTCTCCCCTTTATCACCGAACGATCCACAAGAAACGAAGACCCCAACGAAATCATTGAGGAAGACCAGGTGCTCACCGGCATGCAGTTGTTTGAGCCGTCGCAACTCACCCTGGTAGCCCTGATGGCCACGGGAAAAGACAAATTCGCCATGGTCCAGGACTTTACCGGTAAAGGGTATATCATCAAGGAAGGCACAAGAATCGGCAGACGGGGAGAGGTTTCAGAAATCACCCCGAGTCGGGTAATCATCAAGGAATCGGCCAGAACCCGTAGCGGGCAGACTCTGACCAACACGATTGCCATGGTATTAAAGAAAGAGGGAGAAGAATAG
- a CDS encoding secretin and TonB N-terminal domain-containing protein — MAVKPEISSDSVSLLLVGDTAPAYTVSERFDPYRLVVDVAEATFNSELNLEQLLPPNDLARLHLAILKDQQPAITRFEFTLADNSTYDVQRVDNNLHIKLALQAPPVVADADGQAQPSEPSQDEVAASLFETPKADTNGTVSPAESGQSNDIERLKDSFSFSGYRSERISVDFYKIDLHNVFRLFREISSMNIIVDESVNGSITIALNDVPWEFALDVILNLADLKKEERYNTIVIYPKDKEFLWPERAMDNLSFEADVEVVQQEALIIQESASQPAEIMQAKEILAQARNLEQKEDFEEAVQLYEKAAELWPDNAKIATKLANLYLGRLNMNAKALHFGKLALEKDPENTKAALYCAISSANMDRLPEAVDYFTQSISDDPPLKEALLSYAAFSENNQQEGIALKLLDTYAKHYGDTLHSMLSRARIFDKLGEYEKATANYKALLSAGFQMRPDLKEYVEQRVSAGIR, encoded by the coding sequence ATGGCGGTCAAACCGGAAATCAGCTCCGATTCCGTTTCACTTTTACTTGTCGGAGACACGGCACCCGCCTATACCGTTTCCGAACGTTTCGACCCCTACCGATTGGTGGTCGATGTTGCTGAGGCCACTTTCAACAGCGAACTGAATCTCGAACAGCTGCTCCCCCCCAACGACCTTGCCAGGCTCCATCTGGCCATCCTGAAAGATCAACAGCCGGCCATCACCCGGTTTGAATTTACTCTGGCCGACAATAGCACGTATGATGTACAGCGTGTAGACAACAATCTTCACATAAAGCTTGCTTTACAAGCTCCGCCCGTTGTCGCAGACGCCGATGGACAAGCGCAACCGAGCGAACCCTCCCAGGACGAGGTAGCGGCTTCGCTATTCGAAACTCCGAAAGCAGATACGAACGGGACGGTTAGCCCGGCTGAAAGTGGACAAAGCAACGACATCGAACGGCTGAAAGATAGTTTTTCCTTCTCAGGATACAGGAGTGAACGAATCAGTGTCGATTTTTATAAAATTGACCTCCATAATGTCTTTCGTCTTTTCCGGGAAATCTCGAGCATGAATATCATCGTTGACGAATCGGTCAACGGTTCCATCACTATCGCCCTTAATGACGTGCCATGGGAATTTGCCCTGGACGTGATTTTGAACCTGGCCGACCTGAAAAAGGAGGAGCGTTACAACACCATCGTAATCTACCCCAAAGACAAAGAGTTTCTCTGGCCAGAGCGGGCCATGGACAACCTGAGTTTCGAAGCCGATGTTGAGGTTGTCCAGCAGGAAGCGCTCATCATCCAGGAATCTGCTAGCCAACCGGCAGAAATCATGCAGGCCAAGGAAATACTGGCACAGGCTCGCAACCTCGAACAAAAAGAGGATTTCGAAGAAGCCGTTCAGTTATACGAAAAGGCAGCCGAACTCTGGCCAGACAACGCCAAAATCGCCACCAAGCTTGCCAACCTGTACCTCGGTCGACTCAACATGAATGCCAAGGCCCTGCACTTCGGGAAACTTGCCTTGGAAAAAGATCCTGAAAACACCAAAGCAGCCCTCTATTGCGCTATCAGTTCGGCCAACATGGATCGGTTACCGGAGGCTGTCGACTATTTCACTCAAAGCATCAGTGACGATCCTCCGTTGAAAGAAGCCTTGCTGAGCTATGCGGCATTCAGTGAAAACAATCAACAGGAAGGCATCGCTCTCAAACTTCTCGACACCTACGCCAAGCACTACGGCGACACTCTGCATTCCATGCTGAGCAGGGCAAGGATCTTCGATAAACTTGGCGAGTATGAAAAAGCCACGGCCAATTACAAAGCGCTGCTCTCCGCCGGTTTTCAAATGCGGCCCGATTTGAAGGAGTACGTGGAGCAAAGGGTATCAGCGGGGATACGCTGA